The Cloeon dipterum chromosome 3, ieCloDipt1.1, whole genome shotgun sequence genome includes a region encoding these proteins:
- the spict gene encoding magnesium transporter NIPA2 isoform X1 produces MALEMLQSLKEKIMPANSTIAAVFDVNLYDKTGYYVGLGLAISSSIFIGASFIIKKKALIRLSRGGGTRAGHGGFGYLREWIWWAGFLSMGIGEAANFAAYAFAPASMVTPLGALSVLVAAILSSKYLNEKLNLLGKLGCFLCILGSTVIVIHSPKDEEVESLEVLLEKIQDASFISYVILIVLISLFFALGLAPQFGHTNVVIYITICSAIGSLSVMGCKGLGLALKETLSGKANEAGNWLTWMLLATVICCIVVQMNYLNKALDVFNTSIVTPVYYVFFTTLVIVASTILFKEWYHLGAEDVLGNICGFLTVIVAIFLLNAFRDVDITLNDVRGILRPKASAVSTYRAGSASKYTPVSLDEEGLMSQDEQVMYSSTGSTHIR; encoded by the exons atgGCCTTG gAAATGCTGCAGtcattaaaggaaaaaatcatgCCTGCGAACAGTACCATTGCTGCCGTCTTCGATGTTAATTTGTACGATAAAACTGGATACTACGTTGGACTTGGTCTTGCCATCAGCTCAAGCATATtcattg GTGCTagctttattattaaaaagaaagctTTAATTCGGTTAAGCAGAGGTGGTGGTACACGAGCCGGCCATGGAGGATTTGGCTACTTAAGAGAGTGGATTTGGTGGGCAGGTTTTCTCTcaa TGGGAATTGGCGAAGCTGCAAACTTTGCTGCATATGCTTTTGCTCCGGCGTCAATGGTAACGCCCCTAGGTGCTCTTAGTGTTTTGGTAGCGGCTATTCTCTCTTCAAAGTACCTTAACGAAAAACTAAATCTGTTGGGCAAA CTGGGCTGTTTTCTATGCATTCTGGGTTCAACTGTGATCGTCATCCACTCTCCAAAAGATGAGGAAGTGGAAAGTTTGGAAGTTCTCCTTGAAAAAATACAAGACGCAT CATTCATCAGTTACGTGATTCTGATCGTGTTGATTTCACTGTTCTTTGCTCTGGGCTTGGCTCCGCAATTCGGGCACACCAACGTTGTCATCTACATAACCATCTGCTCGGCCATTGGCTCCCTTTCAGTCATGGGCTGCAAAGGTTTAGGCCTAGCCCTTAAAGAGACCTTGTCTGGCAAAGCCAATGAAGCTGGCAATTGGCTCACTTGGATGCTGCTGGCCACTGTGATCTGCTGCATTGTCGTTCAGATGAACTACCTGAACAAAGCCCTAGATGTGTTCAACACTTCCATTGTTACTCCTGTCTATTATGTGTTCTTCACAACCTTAGTCATCGTTGCATCCACCATTCTGTTCAAG GAATGGTATCATCTGGGTGCAGAAGACGTCCTGGGCAATATCTGCGGTTTTCTCACAGTGATTGTTGCGATTTTCTTACTTAACGCCTTCCGAGATGTTGACATCACTCTCAACGACGTGCGAGGTATTCTGCGGCCAAAGGCCAGTGCTGTCAGCACTTACCGAGCGGGCTCCGCTTCTAAGTACACTCCAGTATCGTTGGACGAGGAAGGACTGATGAGCCAAGATGAACAGGTCATGTACAGCAGCACAGGCTCGACGCACATCAGATGA
- the AlaRS gene encoding alanine--tRNA ligase, cytoplasmic: MHETTSAKDIRKSFIDFFVKKKNHEYVHSSSTIPFDDPTLLFANAGMNQFKPIFLGTADPNSDLFHMVRTTNTQKCIRAGGKHNDLDDVGKDVYHHTFFEMLGNWSFGDYFKKEICTWAWEYLTEVCKLPKERLYVTYFGGDKKANLLPDDECKQLWIKLGVPENHVLPGSMKDNFWEMGETGPCGPCSELHFDRIGGRQAAHLVNQDDPDVLEIWNLVFIQFNRESDGSLKQLPKKHIDCGMGFERLVSVIQNKRSNYDTDIFIPIFEAIEKGTGARKYQGRVGAEDTDGMDMAYRVLADHARTLTVALSDGGRPDNTGRGYVLRRILRRAVRYATEKLNAKPGFFSSLVDTVVSLLGETFPEVTRDPGSVKEIINEEEAQFLKTLARGRSLFNRTVDKLEAGTSVLPGEVAWRLYDTYGFPADLTQLMAEEKGLIVDMDVYESCKTQAQLASNARAALADDQLSLDVHAITDLQNKGVPRTNDSFKYNYKAGDSKDSAYDFAPCTGKIIALRIEKKFVDKVEAGQDCGMILDKTCFYAEQGGQIFDEGYMTKKNDESVEFCVKNVAVRGGYVIHIGHQGSGTLKVGDEVNLKLDCERRRQIMANHTGTHILNFALRNVLGGEADQKGSLVAADRFRFDFTCKKAMTAAQVKETEQITNKKISQNEQVFAKEASLGVAKSIRGLRAMFDEAYPDPVRVVSVGVPVETLEKDPDSNVGMGTSVEFCGGTHMLKTGHIGQFVITSEEAIAKGIRRIIAMTGNEAAKAVKKAEVLDNEANQLADQAKSLLKQQDKKAAKDLVKKIVALNDDVSHAIIPYWKKEELRKNLSALKKNLDDQERAGKAEVSANVLTEVKEIMEKKGGKPELLVAELKALSNTKALDGALKQVRSICADTSAILFSVDQAAGKIVCLSAVPPSGIAKGLRANDWITEVAPLMKGKGGGKPEAAQASGTNIACLQEAIQKAQAFGESKLGSAGSATQKGAIVVAKSQGGSPLEALVEALAKVKGVKVDKSNQGEVTIKVGSETIHGCVAISIYLANEELKGGNDALGQSQVLQWLYFAENHLVHYAQRGKDCPQLKDSLKALDKHLLYNTYLATERVTIGDLAVYSALKSVKDAANQLRCLKRWSSTLAVHPIGKQISN; the protein is encoded by the exons ATGCATGAGACAACCTCTGCAAAGGACATAAGGAAGTCTTTCATAGACTTCTTTGTGAAGAAGAAAAACCATGAATATGTTCACTCTTCATCCACCATACCGTTTGATGACCCTACGCTGTTGTTTGCCAATGCTGGCATGAATCAG TTCAAGCCCATATTTTTGGGCACAGCAGACCCCAATAGTGACCTCTTCCACATGGTCAGAACCACTAACACCCAGAAATGCATCCGTGCTGGTGGCAAGCACAATGACCTGGATGATGTCGGCAAAGATGTTTACCATCACACGTTCTTTGAGATGCTTGGAAATTGGTCGTTTGGTGACTACTTCAAA AAAGAGATTTGCACTTGGGCTTGGGAGTACCTGACTGAGGTGTGCAAGCTTCCTAAGGAAAGGCTGTATGTTACATACTTTGGTGGAGACAAAAAAGCTAATCTCTTGCCTGACGATGAGTGCAAGCAGTTGTGGATCAAACTTGG AGTGCCTGAAAACCATGTCTTGCCAGGGAGCATGAAGGACAATTTCTGGGAAATGGGAGAGACAGGTCCGTGCGGCCCTTGCTCTGAGCTGCATTTTGATCGGATTGGTGGGAGGCAAGCTGCTCACCTTGTTAATCAGGACGATCCTGACGTACTTGAAATTTGGAACCTTGTGTTTATCCAGTTCAACAG GGAGAGTGACGGCTCTCTGAAGCAGCTTCCAAAGAAGCACATTGATTGTGGTATGGGATTTGAGCGACTTGTGTCTGTCATACAGAACAAACGGTCCAACTATGATACTGACATCTTTATCCCCATATTTGAAGCCATTGAAAAA GGCACTGGAGCTCGTAAATACCAAGGTCGAGTTGGAGCTGAAGACACAGATGGCATGGACATGGCCTACCGAGTGCTTGCTGACCATGCTCGAACCTTAACTGTGGCTCTCTCAGATGGTGGACGTCCTGATAACACAGGACGAGG atATGTCTTAAGGCGCATTCTTCGTCGAGCTGTTCGATACGCCACAGAAAAACTGAATGCAAAGCCAGGTTTCTTCAGCTCCCTTGTTGACACAGTTGTGAGCCTGCTGGGAGAAACTTTCCCTGAAGTTACCAGAGATCCTGGGTCTGtcaaggaaataataaatgaggAAGAGGCCCAGTTCTTGAAAACCTTGGCGCGTGGCAGGTCTCTGTTCAACAGAACTGTAGATAAACTGGAAGCTGGCACTAGTGTACTACCAG GCGAAGTCGCTTGGCGTTTGTATGACACTTACGGCTTCCCAGCTGATTTGACCCAACTCATGGCTGAGGAAAAGGGACTCATTGTTGACATGGATGTGTACGAGAGCTGCAAGACCCAAGCACAG TTGGCTTCAAACGCTCGAGCTGCTCTTGCCGATGATCAACTTTCTCTGGATGTGCATGCTATTACTGATCTGCAAAACAAAGGAGTGCCACGTACTAATGATAGCTTCAAGTACAATTACAAGGCTGGAGATTCCAAGGACTCCGCTTATG ATTTCGCTCCCTGCACTGGTAAAATAATAGCACTGCGAATTGAGAAGAAGTTTGTTGACAAAGTTGAGGCTGGACAAGATTGTGGCATGATTTTGGACAAGACCTGCTTCTATGCTGAGCAGGGTGgacaaatttttgatgaaGGTTACATGACCAAGAAGAATGATGAG tCTGTTGAGTTCTGTGTGAAGAATGTCGCCGTCAGAGGTGGCTACGTCATACACATTGGCCATCAAGGCTCTGGTACCCTGAAAGTTGGAGATGAAGTCAATCTGAAACTTGATTGCGAGAGGCGACGCCAGATCATGGCTAATCACACTGGCACCCATATTTTGAACTTTGCCCTAAGGAATGTTCTTGGTGGCGAAGCAGATCAAAAAGGCTCACTTGTTGCTGCAGATCGATTTAGATTTGACTTCACTTGCAAG aaagcAATGACTGCAGCCCAAGTGAAGGAGACTGAGCAGATAACCAACAAGAAAATATCCCAAAATGAACAGGTGTTTGCCAAAGAAGCCTCGCTGGGTGTAGCCAAATCCATAAGAGGTCTCAGGGCCATGTTTGATGAAGCATACCCGGATCCGGTCAGAGTGGTTTCTGTTGGAGTACCAGTTGAGACATTGGAGAAAGATCCTGACAGCAATGTTGGCATGGGAACTTCTGTCGAATTTTGTGGTGGAAC acACATGCTGAAAACTGGACACATTGGCCAGTTTGTCATAACTAGTGAAGAAGCCATAGCTAAAGGAATTAGGCGAATCATCGCAATGACTGGCAATGAAGCCGCCAAG GCTGTCAAAAAGGCTGAAGTCTTAGACAATGAGGCAAACCAACTTGCTGACCAAGCTAAATCTCTGCTGAAGCAGCAGGATAAGAAAGCAGCAAAGGATTTGGTTAAGAAAATTGTAGCTCTGAATGATGATGTTTCGCATGCCATCATTCCATACTGGAAAAAG GAGGAACTTCGTAAAAATCTCTCAGCGCTCAAGAAGAATTTGGATGATCAGGAAAGAGCTGGTAAGGCAGAAGTGTCTGCAAACGTTTTGACTGAGGTCAAAGAAATAATGGAGAAGAAGGGTGGAAAGCCAGAATTACTGGTTGCTGAACTCAAAGCTCTGTCAAACACTAAG gCTCTGGATGGTGCGTTGAAGCAAGTCCGCTCCATATGCGCTGACACCAGTGCTATACTGTTCAGCGTAGACCAAGCTGCTGGCAAAATAGTTTGCCTCAGCGCTGTCCCACCG TCAGGAATAGCAAAGGGCCTACGAGCTAATGATTGGATTACGGAGGTGGCTCCCTTGATGAAAGGAAAAGGCGGAGGTAAACCAGAAGCTGCTCAGGCTTCTGGCACCAACATAGCGTGCCTGCAAGAAGCCATCCAAAAGGCACAGGCATTTGGAGAATCAAAACTTGGTTCTGCTGGTAGCGCCACCCAGAAAGGAGCTATTGTGGTGGCTAAGTCTCAAGGAGGCAGTCCTTTGGAAGCACTAGTTGAGGCATTAGCCAAAGTGAAGGGTGTCAAGGTGGACAAAAGTAACCAAGGAGAAGTGACCATCAAGGTTGGGAGTGAGACTATCCATGGTTGCGTGGCAATCTCCATCTACCTTGCCAATGAAGAATTGAAGGGAGGAAATGATGCATTGGGACAGAGCCAAGTGCTCCAGTGGTTGTATTTTGCTGAGAACCACCTTGTTCATTATGCCCAGCGAGGAAAG GATTGTCCTCAACTGAAGGATTCGCTCAAAGCACTAGACAAGCATCTGCTTTACAACACCTACTTAGCCACAGAGAGAGTTACAATTGGCGACCTGGCTGTTTACAGTGCCTTGAAGAGTGTCAAAGATGCAGCAAACCAACTTCGCTGCTTGAAGAGGTGGAGCTCAACTCTAGCTGTCCACCCCATTGGAAAACagatttccaattaa
- the spict gene encoding magnesium transporter NIPA2 isoform X2: MLQSLKEKIMPANSTIAAVFDVNLYDKTGYYVGLGLAISSSIFIGASFIIKKKALIRLSRGGGTRAGHGGFGYLREWIWWAGFLSMGIGEAANFAAYAFAPASMVTPLGALSVLVAAILSSKYLNEKLNLLGKLGCFLCILGSTVIVIHSPKDEEVESLEVLLEKIQDASFISYVILIVLISLFFALGLAPQFGHTNVVIYITICSAIGSLSVMGCKGLGLALKETLSGKANEAGNWLTWMLLATVICCIVVQMNYLNKALDVFNTSIVTPVYYVFFTTLVIVASTILFKEWYHLGAEDVLGNICGFLTVIVAIFLLNAFRDVDITLNDVRGILRPKASAVSTYRAGSASKYTPVSLDEEGLMSQDEQVMYSSTGSTHIR; this comes from the exons ATGCTGCAGtcattaaaggaaaaaatcatgCCTGCGAACAGTACCATTGCTGCCGTCTTCGATGTTAATTTGTACGATAAAACTGGATACTACGTTGGACTTGGTCTTGCCATCAGCTCAAGCATATtcattg GTGCTagctttattattaaaaagaaagctTTAATTCGGTTAAGCAGAGGTGGTGGTACACGAGCCGGCCATGGAGGATTTGGCTACTTAAGAGAGTGGATTTGGTGGGCAGGTTTTCTCTcaa TGGGAATTGGCGAAGCTGCAAACTTTGCTGCATATGCTTTTGCTCCGGCGTCAATGGTAACGCCCCTAGGTGCTCTTAGTGTTTTGGTAGCGGCTATTCTCTCTTCAAAGTACCTTAACGAAAAACTAAATCTGTTGGGCAAA CTGGGCTGTTTTCTATGCATTCTGGGTTCAACTGTGATCGTCATCCACTCTCCAAAAGATGAGGAAGTGGAAAGTTTGGAAGTTCTCCTTGAAAAAATACAAGACGCAT CATTCATCAGTTACGTGATTCTGATCGTGTTGATTTCACTGTTCTTTGCTCTGGGCTTGGCTCCGCAATTCGGGCACACCAACGTTGTCATCTACATAACCATCTGCTCGGCCATTGGCTCCCTTTCAGTCATGGGCTGCAAAGGTTTAGGCCTAGCCCTTAAAGAGACCTTGTCTGGCAAAGCCAATGAAGCTGGCAATTGGCTCACTTGGATGCTGCTGGCCACTGTGATCTGCTGCATTGTCGTTCAGATGAACTACCTGAACAAAGCCCTAGATGTGTTCAACACTTCCATTGTTACTCCTGTCTATTATGTGTTCTTCACAACCTTAGTCATCGTTGCATCCACCATTCTGTTCAAG GAATGGTATCATCTGGGTGCAGAAGACGTCCTGGGCAATATCTGCGGTTTTCTCACAGTGATTGTTGCGATTTTCTTACTTAACGCCTTCCGAGATGTTGACATCACTCTCAACGACGTGCGAGGTATTCTGCGGCCAAAGGCCAGTGCTGTCAGCACTTACCGAGCGGGCTCCGCTTCTAAGTACACTCCAGTATCGTTGGACGAGGAAGGACTGATGAGCCAAGATGAACAGGTCATGTACAGCAGCACAGGCTCGACGCACATCAGATGA
- the TH1 gene encoding negative elongation factor D: protein MDDEYDGDGWGGGDSPGDDSEAGEAENPEEVLSECLKKFSSPDYIMEPGIFAQLKRYFQAGGNPEQVIDLLSGNYKAFAQTANLLAEWLILAGVKSFDVQSMVENHLKDMVFKMFDPKRADIIFTQEGETPGWLTEIIEHPTWRSLVYRLAEEYPDCLLLNFTIKLISDAGYQGEITSISTAAQQIEVFSRVLKTAITSYLSNSEKRQASIAECAKMVCHGQHTYVYSQALLHVLSQEPKGGFSIKRLSQEITKCARENGYDITPILMSLNGSSSHPPACEALSSMFSRSSLNPADISFLYRHYSSNDPPPIELIRTPHLMELLVDALFRPSVKLNPEHKPKYIYLLAYAVSVTEGGRGRSKPASKDELMPTKQAIEKVHNICSSNPSSTEIIAELSTLYSCIRYPVVAVGVVRWVECVVTEPSYFKLCTEHTPIHLALLDEVVTCHQLLHRTVLNLLIQLFESKQDELEILVQLEMRKMLLDRMVSLLCVGCVVPVVQYVIQCWQRGDTDISLIRYFVTEVLEAIAPPYTGEFVQLFLPMVEHEEVTGTTRGDGDNDPVSEFIVYCKANYVNL, encoded by the exons ATGGATGACGAATATGATGGTGATGGCTGGGGAGGTGGAGATTCGCCTGGAGACGAC TCAGAGGCTGGTGAAGCTGAAAATCCTGAAGAGGTTTTATCTGAATGCCTTAAGAAATTCAGCTCTCCAGACTATATCATGGAGCCTGGAATTTTTGCCCAGCTAAAGAG GTATTTCCAAGCTGGCGGTAATCCTGAACAAGTAATTGATTTGCTCTCCGGAAATTACAAGGCTTTTGCACAGACAGCAAATTTACTCGCTGAGTGGCTCATATTGGCTG GCGTTAAAAGCTTTGATGTCCAGTCCATGGTAGAAAACCACTTAAAAGATATGGTATTTAAGATGTTTGATCCCAAGAGAGCAGatattattttcacacaagagGGCGAA ACGCCTGGATGGCTGACAGAAATCATAGAGCACCCCACGTGGAGATCTCTAGTTTATCGCTTAGCAGAAGAGTACCCTGATTGCTTGCTGCTGAACTTCActattaaa CTTATATCTGATGCTGGATACCAAGGTGAAATAACAAGTATCTCTACTGCGGCCCAGCAAATTGAAGTATTTTCGAGAGTGTTGAAAACTGCTATCACAAGTTATTTGTCTAATTCCGAAAAAAGGCAAGCCAGCATAGCTGAGTGTGCG aaaatggTTTGTCATGGCCAGCACACCTACGTTTACAGCCAAGCCCTGCTCCATGTGCTTTCCCAGGAACCTAAAGGCGGCTTCAGCATTAAGCGTCTATCTCAAGAGATCACAAAATGCGCGAGAGAAAA TGGTTACGACATCACACCCATCTTGATGTCTCTGAATGGAAGCTCCAGTCACCCTCCAGCTTGTGAGGCTTTGTCATCCATGTTCTCGCGCAGCAGTTTAAACCCAGCCGACATCTCTTTCCTGTATCGCCATTACTCGTCCAATGATCCTCCTCCAATTGAACTAATCAGAACCCCACACCTGATGGAGTTGCTGGTGGATGCTCTTTTTCGACCCTCAGTTAAACTGAATCCAGAGCACAAGCCCAAGTACATATACTTACTCGCCTACGCCGTGAGTGTGACAGAGGGAGGAAGAGGCAGGAGCAAGCCTGCAAGCAAGGATGAATTGATGCCGACTAAACAAGCCATCGAAAAAGTGCACAATATTTGCAGCAGCAATCCAAGTTCAACGGAAATAATTGCAGAGTTGAGCACCCTGTATAGTTGCATCCGATACCCAGTGGTGGCTGTCGGGGTTGTCCGCTGGGTTGAATGTGTTGTCACAGAACCCAGCTATTTCAAGCTCTGCACCGAACACACGCCAATCCACTTGGCGCTGCTGGATGAAGTAGTGACTTGTCACCAGCTGCTGCACAGAACTGTTCTGAACTTGCTCATACAGTTGTTTGAGAGTAAGCAGGATGAATTGGAGATCTTAGTGCAG ttggaaatgagaaaaatgctgCTAGATCGAATGGTTTCTTTGCTATGTGTGGGATGTGTTGTACCTGTTGTCCAATATGTGATTCAGTGCTGGCAGAGAGGTGACACAGATATTTCTCTCATCAGATACTTTGTAACTGAG GTATTGGAGGCCATTGCTCCACCGTACACGGGAGAGTTTGTTCAGCTGTTTCTTCCTATGGTGGAACATGAAGAAGTAACAGGCACCACTAGGGGTGATGGAGATAACGACCCTGTCTCAGAGTTCATTG tGTACTGCAAGGCGAACTACGTGAATTTATAA
- the Wdr82 gene encoding WD repeat-containing protein 82: MSERFEKTAKMKLVDNVVKSFKVAKIFRQNTNKINCIDFSPDGMNIVSSSEDDQIVIYDCEKGCQVRTINSKKYGVELILFTHAKNTAIHSSTKIDDTIRYLSLHDNKYIRYFPGHTKKVVTLSMAPTDDLFLSGSMDKSLRLWDIRSPNCHGLMHLSGRPVAAFDPEGLIFAAGINSEVIKLYDLRSFDKGPFTTFKLPSEKECDWTGLKFSRDGKTILVSTNGSLIRLVDAFSGQSLQTFSGQFNNKGIPIEASFSPDSQYVFSGSTDGKIHVWNADTGYKLCILNGDHNAPVQCVQFNPKYMMLASACTSMSFWLPTIDE; this comes from the exons ATGTCGGAACGCTTTGAGAAA acgGCCAAAATGAAACTCGTGGACAACGTTGTGAAGAGTTTCAAAGTGGCAAAGATATTTCGGCAGAACACCAACAAAATCAACTGCATAGACTTCAGCCCTGATGGAATGAATATCGTGTCCTCCAGCGAAGATGACCAGATTGTCATTTACGACTGTGAGAAAGGCTGTCAAGTGCGGAcaataaacagcaaaaaatatggcGTTGAACTGATCCTGTTCACACATGCGAAAAACACTGCTATCCACAGCTCTACAAAAATTGATGACACCATCCGCTACCTATCGTTGCATGACAACAAATACATAAG GTATTTCCCGGGGCACACAAAGAAGGTTGTCACGCTATCCATGGCCCCCACTGATGATCTGTTTTTGTCCGGATCGATGGACAAGAGCCTGCGGTTATGGGACATACGATCTCCTAATTGCCATGGTTTGATGCATCTCTCAGGCAGACCTGTTGCAGCGTTTGATCCAGAAGGACTAATATTTGCAGCTG gaaTAAATAGCGAGGTCATTAAGCTGTATGACCTGCGTTCCTTTGATAAGGGCCCTTTCACCACTTTTAAACTCCCCTCAGAAAAGGAATGTGACTGGACTGGACTGAAGTTCAGCAGAgatggaaaaacaattttagtttcCACAAATGGATCTCTTATTAGACTGGTTGACGCATTTTCTGGTCAATCGTTGCAAACATTCAGTGGTCAATTCAACAACAAAGGCATTCCGATTGAAGCCTCATTCAGCCCCGATTCCCAATACGTCTTTAGTGGATCGACAGATGGTAAAATCCATGTTTGGAATGCTGACACTGGATACAAATTGTGCATTCTAAATGGAGACCACAATGCGCCTGTCCAATGTGTTCAATTCAATCCGAAGTATATGATGCTTGCATCTGCCTGTACCAGCATGTCATTCTGGCTCCCAACTATCGATGAGTAA
- the Rcd1 gene encoding KAT8 regulatory NSL complex subunit 3, translating into MQTPQTSESPMGQSVTPKHEEQMILDSIQNDHNYAKPWASKPDTNYAKPVRSLFTLAKGNQNKMLVADITVDVETVDSPFKFQPHTITPHSSEWLGAAEDIQGYRADQKDDDGDWEAKIQRTGWTVEHARLFNNVVKAIHEAHMAHMALNGRQNESVLMKLATDTAARRVRRAMASATWDIRLTNWLHKLLLDNLPSSIFAVYLEILRVLRVKTPTLVEHMINFNPDAKLPPSLASEKIARVLKKESVEATANQLKPRRLPLDAILITVPSGIGRHVGHASRRNNNWVKQLSHLGQVACVDAHPTSLPGNSTIENLLEQLLSSTRAKIEEVKAKYPGRPIILIGWNVGAGIAVQAALMETVNAVICLGFPISTLAGRRGQADDCLLDITCPILFVIGQNAPSSRQADIEDLRERLVVQSGLIVIGSADEHLRVTSVKKRSEGLTQSTIDRCILDEVGDFLASVLTQPVVRPVSPKPAVKHPAMPYASSGEPEAKKARYSQKSVFDSYMGRVSAGNKEKHLSEAAVKSSLGQTRPALHQTAKVPQATKSSLTAKSPQAAKPTQTAKPMKTGFTVNIGSLASLGSLGALRLGSNKPSNIPAPAKPPQNIKGITPTLTGALTPFSSLITMAASSKMEAAPRQVQMVSSANLAASSKVKYVNKVSSTQVAKVVTGTNQTQTPGTPR; encoded by the exons ATGCAAACTCCCCAAACTAGCGAATCACCTATGGGTCAAAGTGTCACGCCAAAACATGAAGAGCAGATGATATTGGACAGCATACAAAATGATCACAACTATGCAAAACCATGGGCTAGTAAACCAGACACCAATTATGCCAAGCCAGTGCGCAGCCTTTTCACCCTGGCCAAGGGAAATCAAAACAAGATGCTTGTCGCTGACATCACAGTGGACGTTGAGACAGTTGATAGTCCTTTCAAATTCCAACCTCACACAATCACACCACACTCGTCTGAGTGGCTTGGCGCTGCTGAGGACATACAGGGCTACAGAGCAGATCAAAAG GACGATGACGGTGACTGGGAAGCTAAAATTCAGCGAACTGGTTGGACAGTAGAGCATGCTCGACTCTTCAACAACGTAGTCAAAGCCATCCACGAGGCTCACATGGCTCATATGGCTCTGAACGGCAGACAAAACGAGAGTGTCCTTATGAAGCTGGCCACTGACACGGCTGCTAGACGAGTGCGTCGAGCGATGGCAAGTGCTACATGGGACATCCGGCTTACAAATTGGCTACACAAGCTTCTCTTGGACAATCTTCCCTCCTCCATATTTGCAGtgtatttagaaattttaagagtATTAAGAGTGAAGACTCCAACCTTGGTAGAACATATGATAAACTTCAACCCAGATGCGAAACTGCCTCCCAGCTTAGCATCAGAAAAAATTGCGAGG GTATTGAAGAAGGAGAGCGTGGAGGCGACAGCAAACCAGTTGAAGCCGCGACGTCTTCCACTGGACGCAATTTTAATCACAGTTCCCTCTGGCATCGGCCGGCATGTTGGCCACGCATCCAGGAGAAATAACAACTGGGTGAAACAACTGTCGCACCTTGGCCAGGTTGCATGCGTTGACGCTCACCCCACAAGCCTGCCAGGCAACTCCACAATAGAGAATCTCCTTGAGCAGCTGCTTAGCAGTACCAGAGCTAAAATCGAAGAAGTTAAAGCCAAGTACCCTGGCCGACCTATCATTCTTATTGGATGGAACGTTGGAGCAGGAATAGCAGTGCAGGCAGCACTAATGGAAACAGTTAATGCTGTCATTTGTCTTGGATTTCCTATTAGCACATTAGCAG GCCGAAGAGGTCAAGCTGATGACTGTTTGCTGGACATAACGTGTCCTATCCTCTTTGTAATCGGCCAAAACGCACCTTCATCGAGACAGGCAGATATTGAGGATTTGCGTGAGCGGCTTGTCGTCCAGTCTGGACTGATTGTAATTGGTTCTGCTGACGAACATCTGCGAGTAACGAGCGTGAAGAAACGGTCGGAAGGACTGACGCAGTCAACTATTGACCGGTGTATTTTGGACGAGGTTGGCGACTTTTTGGCGAGTGTTCTGACTCAACCAGTTGTTCGTCCTGTTTCTCCAAAGCCTGCAGTCAAGCATCCAGCAATGCCATATGCATCATCAGGGGAACCTGAAGCGAAAAAAGCAAGATACTCTCAGAAGTCAGTGTTTGACTCCTATATGGGCAGGGTGTCCGCGggaaacaaagaaaaacactTATCAGAAGCAGCTGTGAAAAGTTCTCTTGGCCAGACTCGACCTGCATTACATCAGACAGCGAAGGTCCCCCAGGCTACCAAGTCTTCATTGACAGCAAAATCTCCTCAAGCTGCAAAACCTACCCAGACTGCCAAGCCCATGAAAACGGGATTTACCGTGAACATCGGGTCGTTGGCCAGCTTAGGTTCTCTGGGTGCATTGCGCTTGGGCAGTAACAAGCCTTCTAACATCCCAGCACCTGCGAAGCCCCCTCAAAACATTAAGGGCATCACACCCACCCTCACTGGGGCCTTGACTCCGTTTTCTTCTCTTATAACAATGGCGGCTTCCAGTAAAATGGAAGCTGCTCCGAGACAGGTGCAGATGGTCAGTTCAGCAAACCTTGCAGCCAGCAGCAAAGTCAAATACGTCAACAAGGTGTCTTCCACGCAAGTAGCGAAGGTTGTCACTGGAACCAACCAGACACAGACGCCAGGAACACCTAGATGA